A single window of Ictalurus furcatus strain D&B chromosome 3, Billie_1.0, whole genome shotgun sequence DNA harbors:
- the LOC128605224 gene encoding glycine N-acyltransferase-like protein 3 isoform X1: protein MKALSKQKLKKALVALRHYFPKSQEVYGYVAIINRAEVEPTDVLVDQWPDFSVLLVKPKWQQKPDLYRDVIVFTKDESCLRNILTRTDVLDWKQFISLSIDLQHEEMLKAVALNNGVPMNKICTSHLMSLEDPSNLPADKLSIQVSSVKESHVALINSTWKFGKGEFTEPMVRSMILNYPSCCVLDSEGQPVSWILTYSNCAMGMGYTLPEHRRKGYSKALATILAKKLHSGGYPVYCFVEEENQLAYRLLKSLGFTEDLSYRNALFYFNQLSPTP from the exons ATGAAGGCGTTGAGCAAGCAGAAGCTGAAGAAGGCTTTGGTAGCACTCAGACATTACTTTCCCAAGTCACAAGAG GTGTATGGGTATGTTGCTATTATTAATCGAGCAGAAGTTGAGCCCACAGATGTGCTGGTGGACCAGTGGCCAGATTTCAGTGTGCTACTTGTTAAACCAAAATGGCAGCAG AAACCAGACTTATATAGAGATGTGATCGTTTTTACTAAGGACGAATCATGTCTCAGGAACATACTAACCAGGACAGACGTTCTAGACTGGAAGCAGTTCATCAGTCTAA GTATTGACCTGCAGCATGAGGAAATGTTAAAGGCTGTAGCATTGAACAATGGTGTACCAATGAACAAAATATGTACCAGCCACTTAATGAGCCTGGAGGATCCATCCAACCTTCCAGCTGACAA GTTATCTATTCAAGTCTCATCAGTCAAGGAGTCTCATGTTGCTCTGATCAATAGCACATGGAAGTTTGGCAAGGGTGAATTCACTGAGCCCATGGTCAGGAGCATGATCTTAAATTACCCTTCATGTTGTGTACTTGACTCAGAGGGTCAGCCGGTGTCATGGATATTGACCTATTCTAACTGTGCGATGGGAATGGGTTACACACTCCCAGAGCACAGACGGAAAGGCTACTCCAAAGCCCTGGCCACCATATTGGCAAAGAAACTGCATTCAGGGGGCTATCCAGTGTACTGCTTCGTTGAGGAGGAGAACCAGTTGGCCTACAGGCTCTTAAAAAGTTTAGGCTTCACTGAGGATCTGTCTTATAGGAATGCTCTGTTTTACTTCAATCAATTGTCGCCGACTCCATAA
- the LOC128605224 gene encoding glycine N-acyltransferase-like protein 3 isoform X2, whose product MKALSKQKLKKALVALRHYFPKSQEKPDLYRDVIVFTKDESCLRNILTRTDVLDWKQFISLSIDLQHEEMLKAVALNNGVPMNKICTSHLMSLEDPSNLPADKLSIQVSSVKESHVALINSTWKFGKGEFTEPMVRSMILNYPSCCVLDSEGQPVSWILTYSNCAMGMGYTLPEHRRKGYSKALATILAKKLHSGGYPVYCFVEEENQLAYRLLKSLGFTEDLSYRNALFYFNQLSPTP is encoded by the exons ATGAAGGCGTTGAGCAAGCAGAAGCTGAAGAAGGCTTTGGTAGCACTCAGACATTACTTTCCCAAGTCACAAGAG AAACCAGACTTATATAGAGATGTGATCGTTTTTACTAAGGACGAATCATGTCTCAGGAACATACTAACCAGGACAGACGTTCTAGACTGGAAGCAGTTCATCAGTCTAA GTATTGACCTGCAGCATGAGGAAATGTTAAAGGCTGTAGCATTGAACAATGGTGTACCAATGAACAAAATATGTACCAGCCACTTAATGAGCCTGGAGGATCCATCCAACCTTCCAGCTGACAA GTTATCTATTCAAGTCTCATCAGTCAAGGAGTCTCATGTTGCTCTGATCAATAGCACATGGAAGTTTGGCAAGGGTGAATTCACTGAGCCCATGGTCAGGAGCATGATCTTAAATTACCCTTCATGTTGTGTACTTGACTCAGAGGGTCAGCCGGTGTCATGGATATTGACCTATTCTAACTGTGCGATGGGAATGGGTTACACACTCCCAGAGCACAGACGGAAAGGCTACTCCAAAGCCCTGGCCACCATATTGGCAAAGAAACTGCATTCAGGGGGCTATCCAGTGTACTGCTTCGTTGAGGAGGAGAACCAGTTGGCCTACAGGCTCTTAAAAAGTTTAGGCTTCACTGAGGATCTGTCTTATAGGAATGCTCTGTTTTACTTCAATCAATTGTCGCCGACTCCATAA
- the LOC128605226 gene encoding glycine N-acyltransferase-like isoform X2 has translation MKVLNKGELKKAEEALRHFFPQSQQVYGYVFMINRVEADPIDVLVDQWPDFNVLLIRPQRQEKADLFKDMCVFTKDETTLRKILVGTDIIDWKQYLCLSVDLCHEEMLKFEAASRSVPMRKGHMCYMMKLQNLSNLTTERFPVQVSSLNESHVALVNSTWKFGMGEFSERYIRDMIMNFPSCCVLDSEGRPVSWILTYASCAMGMLYTVPEHRQKGYAKALVTIMAKKLHSEGYPVYCFIEEENQLSYRLFTSLGFTKDPFYRAAWIKFN, from the exons ATGAAGGTGCTGAATAAAGGAGAGCTGAAGAAAGCTGAGGAAGCACTCAGACATTTCTTTCCCCAGTCACAACAG GTGTATGGATATGTTTTTATGATTAATCGAGTAGAAGCTGATCCCATAGATGTGCTGGTGGACCAGTGGCCAGATTTTAATGTGctactcatcagaccacaacgGCAGGAG AAAGCTGACCTTTTCAAGGACATGTGCGTTTTTACTAAGGATGAAACAACTCTCAGGAAAATACTGGTCGGGACGGACATTATTGACTGGAAGCAGTACCTCTGTCTAA GTGTTGATCTGTGCCACGAGGAGATGCTAAAGTTTGAAGCAGCGAGCAGAAGCGTGCCAATGAGAAAAGGTCATATGTGCTACATGATGAAACTGCAAAATCTATCTAACCTTACAACTGAAAG GTTTCCCGTACAAGTGTCCTCACTTAACGAGTCTCACGTTGCTCTGGTCAATAGCACATGGAAGTTTGGCATGGGTGAATTCAGTGAACGGTACATCAGGGACATGATCATGAATTTCCCTTCGTGTTGTGTGCTGGACTCAGAGGGTCGGCCAGTGTCATGGATATTGACCTATGCTTCCTGTGCGATGGGAATGCTGTACACAGTGCCGGAGCACAGACAGAAAGGCTATGCCAAAGCCCTGGTCACCATAATGGCAAAGAAACTACATTCAGAGGGCTATCCAGTGTATTGCTTCATTGAGGAGGAGAACCAGTTGTCCTACAGGCTCTTTACCAGTTTAGGTTTCACTAAGGATCCGTTTTACAGGGCTGCTTGGATTAAGTTTAATTAA
- the LOC128605226 gene encoding glycine N-acyltransferase-like isoform X1 has translation MFFLFYFYEAMKVLNKGELKKAEEALRHFFPQSQQVYGYVFMINRVEADPIDVLVDQWPDFNVLLIRPQRQEKADLFKDMCVFTKDETTLRKILVGTDIIDWKQYLCLSVDLCHEEMLKFEAASRSVPMRKGHMCYMMKLQNLSNLTTERFPVQVSSLNESHVALVNSTWKFGMGEFSERYIRDMIMNFPSCCVLDSEGRPVSWILTYASCAMGMLYTVPEHRQKGYAKALVTIMAKKLHSEGYPVYCFIEEENQLSYRLFTSLGFTKDPFYRAAWIKFN, from the exons atgttttttttattttatttttatgaagccATGAAGGTGCTGAATAAAGGAGAGCTGAAGAAAGCTGAGGAAGCACTCAGACATTTCTTTCCCCAGTCACAACAG GTGTATGGATATGTTTTTATGATTAATCGAGTAGAAGCTGATCCCATAGATGTGCTGGTGGACCAGTGGCCAGATTTTAATGTGctactcatcagaccacaacgGCAGGAG AAAGCTGACCTTTTCAAGGACATGTGCGTTTTTACTAAGGATGAAACAACTCTCAGGAAAATACTGGTCGGGACGGACATTATTGACTGGAAGCAGTACCTCTGTCTAA GTGTTGATCTGTGCCACGAGGAGATGCTAAAGTTTGAAGCAGCGAGCAGAAGCGTGCCAATGAGAAAAGGTCATATGTGCTACATGATGAAACTGCAAAATCTATCTAACCTTACAACTGAAAG GTTTCCCGTACAAGTGTCCTCACTTAACGAGTCTCACGTTGCTCTGGTCAATAGCACATGGAAGTTTGGCATGGGTGAATTCAGTGAACGGTACATCAGGGACATGATCATGAATTTCCCTTCGTGTTGTGTGCTGGACTCAGAGGGTCGGCCAGTGTCATGGATATTGACCTATGCTTCCTGTGCGATGGGAATGCTGTACACAGTGCCGGAGCACAGACAGAAAGGCTATGCCAAAGCCCTGGTCACCATAATGGCAAAGAAACTACATTCAGAGGGCTATCCAGTGTATTGCTTCATTGAGGAGGAGAACCAGTTGTCCTACAGGCTCTTTACCAGTTTAGGTTTCACTAAGGATCCGTTTTACAGGGCTGCTTGGATTAAGTTTAATTAA
- the LOC128605228 gene encoding glycine N-acyltransferase-like protein 3 yields the protein MKVLRKQELKKALEALRHYFPQSQEKPDFFNDVIVFTKGKSCLRNILTRTDVLDWKQFISLSIDLQHEEMLKAVALSNGVPMNKMITSHLMSLEDPSNLPSDRLSIQVSSVKESHVALINSAWKFGKGEFTEPLVRSMILNYPSCCVLDSEGQPVSWILTYSNCAMGMGYTLPEHRRKGYSKALATILAKKLHSEGYPVYCFVEEENQLSYSLLKSLGFIVDLSYRNSWFYFNQLSLTP from the exons ATGAAGGTGTTGAGGAAGCAGGAGCTGAAGAAGGCTTTGGAAGCACTCAGACATTACTTTCCCCAGTCACAAGAG AAACCAGACTTTTTTAATGATGTGATCGTTTTTACTAAGGGCAAATCATGTCTCAGGAACATACTAACCAGGACAGACGTTCTAGACTGGAAGCAGTTCATCAGTCTAA GTATTGACCTGCAGCATGAGGAAATGTTAAAGGCTGTAGCATTGAGCAATGGTGTACCAATGAACAAAATGATTACCAGCCACTTAATGAGCCTGGAGGATCCATCCAACCTTCCATCTGACAG GTTATCTATTCAAGTCTCATCAGTCAAGGAGTCTCATGTTGCTCTGATCAACAGCGCATGGAAGTTTGGCAAGGGTGAATTCACTGAGCCCCTGGTCAGGAGTATGATCTTGAATTACCCTTCATGTTGTGTACTTGACTCAGAGGGACAGCCGGTGTCATGGATATTGACCTATTCTAACTGTGCGATGGGAATGGGGTACACACTCCCAGAGCACAGACGGAAAGGCTACTCCAAAGCCCTGGCCACCATATTGGCAAAGAAACTGCATTCGGAGGGCTATCCAGTGTACTGCTTCGTTGAAGAGGAGAACCAGTTGTCTTACAGCCTCTTAAAAAGTTTAGGCTTCATTGTGGATCTGTCTTATAGGAATTCTTGGTTTTACTTCAATCAATTGTCTCTGACTCCATAA
- the LOC128605242 gene encoding glycine N-acyltransferase-like protein 3, which yields MKVLNKEELKKAEEVLRHYFPQSQQQGLCRIMKALSKHELKKAEEALRHYFPQSQEVYGCVAIINRAEIDPRDVLVDRWPDFSVLLVKPKPQQKPDFFNDVIVFTKDESCLRNILTRTDVLDWKQFISLSIDLQQEEMLKAVALNNGVPINKICTSHLMCLEDPSNLPTDRLSIRVSSVKESHVALINSTWKFGMGEFTEPLVRCMILNYPSCCVLDSEGRPVSWLLTYSNCAMGVLYTLAKHRRKGYAKALITILAKKLHSEGYPVYCFVEEENQLSYRLFKGLGFTEDLSYMNSWFYVNQ from the exons CAGGGGCTTTGCAGAATCATGAAGGCGTTGAGCAAGCACGAGCTGAAGAAGGCTGAGGAAGCGCTCAGACATTACTTTCCCCAGTCACAAGAG gtgtatgggtgtgttgcTATAATTAATCGAGCAGAAATTGACCCCAGAGATGTGCTGGTGGACCGGTGGCCAGATTTCAGTGTGCTACTTGTTAAACCAAAACCGCAGCAG AAACCAGACTTTTTTAATGATGTGATCGTTTTTACTAAGGACGAATCATGTCTCAGGAACATACTAACCAGGACAGACGTTCTAGACTGGAAGCAGTTCATCAGTCTAA GTATTGACCTGCAGCAAGAGGAAATGTTAAAGGCTGTAGCATTGAACAATGGTGTACCAATTAACAAAATATGTACCAGCCACTTAATGTGCCTGGAGGATCCATCCAACCTTCCAACTGACAG GTTATCTATTCGAGTCTCATCAGTCAAGGAGTCTCATGTTGCTCTGATCAACAGCACATGGAAGTTCGGCATGGGTGAATTCACTGAGCCCCTGGTCAGGTGCATGATCTTGAATTACCCTTCATGTTGTGTACTTGACTCAGAGGGTCGGCCGGTGTCATGGCTATTGACCTATTCTAACTGTGCGATGGGAGTTCTGTACACACTCGCAAAGCACAGACGGAAAGGCTACGCCAAAGCCCTGATCACCATATTGGCAAAGAAACTGCATTCAGAGGGCTATCCAGTGTACTGCTTCGTTGAGGAGGAGAACCAGTTGTCCTACAGGCTCTTTAAAGGTTTAGGCTTCACTGAGGATCTGTCTTATATGAATTCTTGGTTTTACGTCAATCAGTAG